The Linepithema humile isolate Giens D197 chromosome 2, Lhum_UNIL_v1.0, whole genome shotgun sequence genome has a segment encoding these proteins:
- the nocte gene encoding protein PRRC2B isoform X10, translating to MSTLSGIVSKGEKGKSKFQSLDINSLYRVSRGESLEPHQQKNTLPRKHGMQSLGKVPSARRPPANLPSLKSETSSSDPAVSLVPSGGSGWATTKDSTPSTTTTTTVATSLDNTTTVSSTAQCAAGTTVSTSLHSLLPGQQNASQPPFLDQTNNKSSWSAIMSRSGDVVGYAGLVGGAKGGRGALGLSFLAHQSPQFQHEFPSLSGQPSASVSTQSQTQQSSTTSNAISVAVHQSLLQQQPYSHNHSGGTPGSQQQSNRELNAQYGPGPSLRPQTEGSWIQGGSRTASGAAPATPAGPGNGNTPAGQGLPLNIPVSGGHTQEGPGGGRQNLGQSPNTGAGPGGQHNAVNNQGSAPAAGSNQIGPNLHHYRGLIPPFMYRSNFPGGFPSQFPPNSGSNSPRPRFNHPLDRFPPPQRGDRVAEEEILTRPIIKEEDLTRMDDISRDAGWAAHDDIDYNQKLAFSDDEADADPSKSDEKKEKEKKGDDNNMEEKEKRDNRDLKELRDPPHRPWTQPVNRDYRGSNGPSGGGYANQSQLHSVHSLRGVEDDETWSERRRIKSEVASVVERARQRKEEEEKRFQESTKQAAAKKLQDLEQKLKEKQAKHNKDDERAQSGEPKSLISIPPVPLPIPEWEREKENRERESRDRDRERSRTSSEGKDEKIIASGREARDGLRESRDQGLADFRQSDRQGFLRQQDTVRSERERERDRDRDQRDSRDREQPAFSRHFQNNLPPRFQKQQAERSSANFSRISPSAERSASQSVPFSQQYDPGRWLHNYNSLIDSGMKQSMPPQRRNRNDSDTSAPLDDERPPSRDHRGGAPSSREDRYRHSSHRSYDSRKPGGYYDEYSRSFRDYEYDDRHPRDSWERERHFDDKERDPKENLDSRDGRDVKDPRPTSRDARDVRDVRDRDKEKKEYDYSKDSFDEREREQRERPESSEWRDERSIGQIEGRRDAPKEERSERPQRPDSRDSRASRESKTSLRDDDLHKLRDWVSEVSDYEEKKRDYHEETRERERDRDRRQPPGPVTKEKIEADELKNEKRSLTQLKRGSDLQEKKDQPKESSVEVKKDADAWNRKTPESRQIERCDNSPKAWADAISPTFEKEEEKLAEAAKDGKEGDEIKQSSLDKPALDKREEAVTEDAKEQQLKDEKREKNMRNRTSSGSSSRVRESRGGRQWGGTFSVYTRGWRGPESRGRRGGPRPAGKSGLSAKSGSYGHTDSENSADEVSGSTESGKEDKRSARSPKPSQKIEKDERNREVSRRDDKRSADYPQARSEKRAYDGKPSHEAFAPSGEPSRRGRGGFRIRNTATGSRMEGYGPPSSKSPFSSERNADEKHQQQNVGRQNPPTPTSEKETSLLQSAPVESLDDKIIAKQQALTAGITGRRNKSPSQQTQQSGKQEASQVAVPSQKAQIRKDDSRSKRTRSGSRRGRDSREARSRGSSSNVSKQPQSDVGNEDWETTSENSEEHIDDHKESRNSRNKHFGGRAIQATNQNAIGTNVHSRRSEQSANAREQREKNPKSSNPASRAPGAEKRNLQNAGFSAQKNHADSIPPLMQNAQIQNGGRSRSQSSTNSGAVTNKSSNKDSMVNRIDEIKLADPNLVNQALNELNKKSQTKDKKLMDSEIETSSCTEDAGNVAAEDKVDADGFQEVRSKKNVKESRHSQKEEAKPVKRDKEKERERDRSKTKSNGSQQVLQQVQNIPPLLGQNIPQPANIPQKQYDNRNSRNPRLAPRFQRLVKQQQQQMCVTDAGDMSKLNSAGNTYAKDSSNSPAPPPAVNAWDKPFTSQLRSNSPSAVPADIQLMSALTTQNDHSHEGNEANSGHSSQRNSPSGEKTGKNLKEALAEKNVSDVSSPPVQTLIFENTNYSKTTKTTGPTDLAVKSKFSNHIKTQQRAEKRADIEEDGSGQVQHQQQALSVAFSNKPNDLIKDKNQEPIQMPLSFNKNEDSADMKLDFTFDSDLSQLTDDKSKSLGMTRSMHIAGGQSTISPSTAELNLKIASVKKVWENAPPMPTVVEHEDGGGVVSSATSFPQAFESGDVDDSYSPHQQYSQNNMKSEITTSTNVCKLVPPQVKPQQQSSGSSGTQPGSTVPGPSPIGAGQSPIGHPPVSLQGPLSPPPFNSTGQPSHINYQEFPQYPGSQAAQYGGMSAIPSPPAVLFNTGSGQLPAQAGGLYGAFQLDQSRSPFTQYTPYAPSLQSSFSQQNVYLQQPPPPPPHAPNAPTPEMYQSNLSQYRITAAAAPPFGQNQQLSNNPNTVLISSSSNSLMSASVKPSSQPIGAIGTKAPHFQTPSAPQPNQLTYIPYDPNQVLSVSGSYMGNSQLVQRPGPNVQASANSYYSATSADVFPGSQTGFYQSGGATQQTGTHYGLQGFGQHSQSLATGSATPVGLQNYGPGFLSSSGLQIAAAAQQFRNPTGGLPGPGNAGPTFLSKHQPQEQPRQLKSPSGNQQDVLASVFSSTPQIPSPKSRNCKQQSSSQQPQPSPTQHHKYQQYQGVSQSALVSSYNNYVLQQNVRGMGMPPRAGIQPSQQRYPPPIQRPVVPFAPGPNNPSQQQPACMPTQQQQQAQINRHRPNLHQQQQQQQQRNMKMQQQYYSSQGNVKMDSTDKSDNHNDKMNDGPSGTQSGGNKSNVNQQDSDNNKEEVNQQNE from the exons ACTGTCTCTTCAACAGCACAATGCGCAGCAGGGACCACTGTTTCAACATCCCTACACTCGTTATTACCGGGACAACAAAATGCATCACAACCTCCTTTTTTGGATCAAACAAACAACAAATCATCATGGAGCGCGATTATGAGCAGATCAGGAGACG TGGTTGGTTACGCGGGGCTCGTGGGGGGCGCGAAAGGGGGAAGAGGTGCCCTTGGACTGAGTTTCCTCGCCCACCAGTCCCCGCAGTTCCAACACGAGTTTCCCAGTCTCAGTGGACAGCCCTCCGCCTCCGTCTCCACTCAGAGCCAGACTCAACAGTCCTCAACAACATCCAATGCAATTTCAGTCGCGGTTCACCAATCGTTGCTACAGCAACAGCCGTATTCCCACAACCACTCAG GTGGGACGCCGGGAAGTCAACAGCAATCAAATCGAGAATTAAATGCGCAATATGGTCCAGGGCCGAGCCTGCGTCCACAGA CGGAAGGAAGCTGGATTCAAGGTGGGAGTCGCACTGCAAGTGGCGCAGCGCCAGCAACACCGGCTGGTCCCGGAAATGGGAATACTCCGGCGGGCCAGGGCCTCCCTTTAAATATACCTGTTTCCGGAGGACACACCCAGGAGGGACCCGGTGGAGGGCGGCAGAACTTGGGCCAATCGCCCAACACGGGCGCGGGCCCGGGAGGCCAGCATAACGCCGTAAATAATCAAGGTTCTGCGCCTGCTGCCGGTTCAAATCAAATTGGGCCAAATTTGCATCACTACCGGGGACTTATCCCGCCGTTT ATGTATAGATCGAATTTTCCGGGTGGATTTCCTTCTCAATTTCCACCGAATTCCGGATCAAATAGCCCCCGACCTAGATTCAATCATCCTTTGGATCGATTTCCGCCTCCTCAACGCGGCGATCGTGTGGCTGAGGAAGAGATTCTGACTAGACCCATCATCAAGGAGGAAGATCTTACTCGTATGGATGATATTTCACGTGACGCCGGATGGGCCGCGCACGATGATATTGATTATAACCAAAAATTGGCCTTTAGCGACGATGAAGCCGATGCAGATCCATCGAAAAGCGAcgagaaaaaagagaaggagaaaaaggGCGATGATAATAACATGGAAGAGAAGGAGAAGCGAGACAACCGAGACTTGAAGGAGCTTCGGGATCCGCCACATCGTCCTTGGACTCAACCTGTGAATCGCGATTATCGCGGATCGAACGGTCCGAGTGGTGGCGGCTACGCCAATCAATCGCAATTGCACTCTGTGCACTCTTTGAGAG GTGTCGAAGATGATGAGACATGGAGCGAGAGACGTCGAATCAAGTCTGAAGTCGCGTCCGTTGTCGAACGTGCACGACAACGcaaggaggaagaggagaaacGTTTCCAGGAATCGACGAAACAAGCGGCAGCTAAGAAACTACAGGATTTGGAACAGAAACTGAAAGAGAAGCAGGCGAAGCATAATAAGGACGATGAACGTGCGCAATCCGGTGAGCCTAAAAGCTTGATCAGCATCCCGCCTGTGCCTCTTCCGATACCCGAATGGGAAAGGGAGAAGGAGAATCGGGAGCGAGAGAGCAGAGATCGAGATCGCGAACGATCCCGTACTTCGTCCGAAGGCAAAGATGAGAAGATCATCGCGTCCGGACGCGAGGCTCGCGATGGTCTTAGAGAAAGCCGCGATCAAGGACTGGCGGATTTCCGTCAGAGCGATCGGCAAGGTTTCTTACGTCAGCAAGACACAGTGCGCAGCGAGCGCGAAAGAGAGCGCGATCGTGATCGCGATCAAAGGGACTCGAGAGATCGCGAGCAGCCGGCGTTCTCCCGACACTTTCAGAATAACCTGCCGCCCAGGTTTCAAAAGCAGCAGGCGGAGCGGAGCAGTGCGAATTTTAGCCGAATTTCACCCAGCGCGGAAAGATCTGCTTCTCAGTCCGTTCCGTTCTCTCAGCAATATGATCCTGGTAGATGGCTTCACAATTACAATTCATTGA TAGATAGCGGTATGAAGCAGTCTATGCCGCCGCAACGTCGTAACAGGAACGATTCGGATACGTCGGCACCGTTAGACGACGAACGACCTCCGTCTCGAGATCATCGCGGTGGTGCACCGTCGTCAAGGGAGGATCGTTATCGCCACTCTTCGCATCGGTCTTACGACAGCCGTAAACCGGGTGGTTATTACGACGAATACAGCCGCAGTTTTAGAGATTACGAATACGACGATAGACACCCTCGCGATTCTTGGGAACGCGAGAGACACTTCGACGACAAGGAACGAGATCCGAAGGAGAATCTGGACTCGAGAGACGGTCGTGACGTCAAAGATCCTCGTCCCACCAGCCGTGACGCTCGGGATGTGAGAGACGTACGCGACCGCGACAAGGAAAAGAAGGAATACGATTACTCGAAG GACTCTTTCGACGAGCGAGAGCGCGAGCAACGGGAGCGCCCCGAGAGCTCGGAGTGGCGTGATGAACGCAGCATTGGACAAATTGAAGGTCGCCGGGATGCGCCGAAAGAAGAGCGCAGCGAACGCCCGCAGAGACCAGATTCGCGCGACAGTCGCGCTTCTAGAGAATCTAAAACGTCCCTGCGCGATGACGATCTGCATAAATTGCGTGATTGGGTAAGCGAGGTCTCGGATTACGAGGAGAAGAAACGAGACTACCACGAGGAAaccagagaaagagagcgagacaGAGATAGAAGGCAACCACCCGGTCCAGTAACGAAGGAGAAGATCGAAGCGGACGAACTGAAGAACGAGAAGCGCAGCCTGACTCAACTGAAGCGAGGTTCCGATCTTCAAGAGAAGAAGGATCAGCCGAAGGAAAGCTCCGTCGAGGTGAAGAAAGACGCGGATGCTTGGAACAGAAAGACTCCAGAGAGCAGGCAGATCGAGAGATGCGACAATTCGCCAAAGGCGTGGGCCGACGCGATATCGCCGACCTTTGAGAAGGAAGAGGAGAAATTGGCGGAAGCTGCTAAAGACGGCAAGGAAGGCGACGAGATCAAGCAGAGTTCTTTGGATAAGCCAGCTTTGGACAAGCGGGAGGAGGCCGTCACCGAGGATGCCAAGGAGCAGCAGCTCAAGGATGAGAAGCGCGAGAAGAATATGCGTAACAGAACGAGTAGCGGCTCCAGCTCCAGAGTCCGCGAATCCCGAGGCGGACGTCAATGGGGAGGAACTTTCAGTGTTTACACACGCGGCTGGCGCGGTCCAGAGTCCAGAGGACGAAGGGGCGGTCCGCGACCTGCTGGCAAATCCGGATTATCGGCCAAGAGCGGTTCCTACGGACATACCGATTCCGAGAACAGCGCCGACGAGGTGTCCGGCTCTACCGAGTCCGGCAAGGAGGATAAACGCTCGGCTCGCTCGCCAAAACCGTCACAGAAGATTGAGAAGGACGAGCGAAATCGCGAGGTGTCGAGACGCGACGACAAGCGTAGCGCCGACTATCCTCAGGCGCGCAGTGAGAAGAGAGCGTACGACGGGAAGCCCAGCCACGAGGCTTTCGCGCCGTCCGGCGAGCCGTCCCGCCGCGGCAGAGGCGGTTTTCGCATACGAAACACAGCGACGGGCAGTCGCATGGAAGGCTACGGACCGCCGTCTAGCAAGAGCCCGTTCTCGTCGGAACGTAATGCGGACGAGAAGCATCAGCAGCAGAACGTTGGACGACAAAATCCACCGACACCGACTTCGGAGAAAGAGACGAGTCTCCTGCAATCCGCGCCAGTCGAGTCTCTTGACGACAAAATAATTGCGAAGCAACAGGCGCTCACGGCGGGTATCACAGGCAGACGTAACAAATCTCCGAGTCAGCAAACTCAACAGTCTGGTAAACAGGAAGCGAGTCAAGTTGCCGTCCCGTCCCAGAAAGCGCAAATCCGAAAGGATGACTCGCGTTCTAAGAGAACTCGCAGTGGAAGCAGAAGA ggGAGAGATAGTCGTGAAGCTCGTTCGCGTGGCAGCAGTAGCAACGTATCAAAGCAGCCTCAGTCGGACGTAGGCAACGAAGATTGGGAAACCACGTCGGAAAATAGCGAAGAGCACATAGATGATCACAAGGAATCCCGAAACAGTCGCAACAAACATTTCGGTGGACGAGCTATCCAAGCCACGAATCAAAATGCGATCGGCACAAATGTGCATTCCCGTAGAAGCGAGCAGTCGGCGAACGCTCGAGAGCAGCGCGAGAAAAATCCCAAGTCTTCCAATCCGGCGTCGCGAGCCCCGGGCGCGGAGAAGCGAAATCTGCAAAACGCCGGGTTCAGCGCTCAGAAGAATCACGCCGACAGCATACCGCCCTTGATGCAAAACGCGCAGATACAGAACGGCGGAAGGTCCAGGAGTCAGAGTTCGACCAACAGCGGTGCAGTCACGAATAAATCGAGCAACAAGGATAGTATGGTGAATCGCATCGATGAGATCAAACTTGCCGACCCGAACCTAGTGAATCAGGCGCTGAACGAGCTCAACAAAAAGTCGCAGACGAAAGACAAGAAGCTAATGGACTCGGAAATCGAGACGAGTAGTTGCACGGAGGATGCCGGGAATGTCGCGGCGGAGGACAAGGTGGACGCCGACGGTTTCCAGGAAGTGCGCTCGAAGAAGAACGTAAAGGAGTCCAGGCACAGTCAGAAAGAGGAGGCGAAGCCCGTGAAGAGGGATAAGGAAAAGGAACGCGAACGCGATCGTTCGAAAACAAAGTCCAATGGATCGCAGCAGGTCTTGCAACAGGTGCAGAATATCCCGCCCCTGCTCGGCCAGAATATACCGCAGCCGGCGAACATACCGCAAAAGCAGTACGACAATAGGAATTCGAGAAATCCAAGACTCGCACCGCGGTTCCAGCGTCTCGtgaagcagcagcagcagcaaatGTGCGTGACCGACGCGGGTGACATGAGTAAGCTGAACAGCGCCGGCAACACTTACGCGAAGGACTCGTCCAACAGCCCGGCGCCGCCACCGGCGGTCAACGCTTGGGACAAGCCGTTCACCAGCCAGTTGCGCTCGAACTCGCCGTCCGCGGTGCCCGCGGACATTCAATTGATGTCCGCTTTGACGACGCAGAACGATCACAGCCACGAGGGCAACGAGGCGAACTCCGGACACAGCAGCCAGCGGAACTCACCGAGCGGCGAGAAGACCGGGAAGAATCTGAAGGAGGCTCTAGCGGAGAAGAACGTGTCGGACGTGTCGTCGCCACCTGTACAAACTCTCATCTTCGAGAACACGAATTACTCGAAAACCACGAAAACCACCGGACCGACGGATCTTGCGGTGAAATCAAAGTTCTCGAATCACATCAAGACGCAACAGCGAGCCGAGAAGCGTGCGGATATCGAGGAGGACGGCAGCGGCCAGGTGCAACATCAGCAACAAGCGCTCTCCGTCGCGTTCTCCAACAAACCGAACGACTTGATCAAGGACAAGAATCAAGAGCCCATCCAGATGCCGTTGTCGTTCAATAAGAACGAGGACAGCGCCGACATGAAACTGGACTTCACATTCGATTCTGATCTCTCGCAGCTGACGGACGACAAGAGCAAGAGCCTGGGCATGACGCGCTCCATGCACATAGCCGGTGGCCAGAGCACGATATCGCCGTCGACCGCGGAACTAAACCTGAAGATCGCGTCCGTGAAGAAGGTCTGGGAGAACGCGCCGCCGATGCCCACCGTCGTCGAGCACGAggacggcggcggcgtcgtCAGCAGTGCGACCAGTTTCCCGCAGGCGTTTGAGAGCGGCGACGTCGACGACAGTTACAGCCCGCACCAGCAGTACAGTCAGAACAATATGAAAAGTGAAATCACGACATCCACGAACGTGTGCAAG CTGGTTCCCCCGCAGGTGAAGCCGCAGCAACAGTCTTCGGGGAGCAGTGGCACGCAACCGGGATCTACCGTGCCCGGGCCAAGTCCCATCGGAGCCGGTCAAAGTCCCATCGGCCATCCTCCCGTTAGCCTCCAAGGTCCTCTAAGCCCACCTCCGTTCAACTCTACAGGCCAGCCTTCGCACATCAATTATCAG GAGTTCCCGCAATATCCCGGTTCACAAGCTGCGCAATACGGCGGCATGTCGGCCATACCGTCGCCACCGGCGGTGCTGTTCAACACAGGCTCGGGACAACTGCCAGCTCAAGCCGGCGGTTTGTACGGAGCGTTCCAATTAGATCAAAGCCGATCACCGTTCACGCAGTACACGCCGTACGCTCCGTCCCTCCAGAGCTCGTTCAGTCAACAGAACGTGTACTTGCAACaaccgccgccaccgccgccccACGCGCCGAACGCTCCCACACCGGAGATGTATCAGAGCAATTTGTCTCAATACCGCATT ACTGCGGCAGCCGCTCCTCCATTCGGACAGAACCAACAGCTCAGTAACAACCCTAACACGGTACTTATCAGTTCGTCGTCAAATTCTTTAATGTCGGCAAGTGTGAAACCGTCGTCGCAACCAATTGGAGCTATTGGAACTAAAGCTCCGCACTTTCAGACACCGTCTGCTCCTCAACCTAATCAA ttgaCTTACATACCGTACGATCCAAATCAAGTGCTCAGCGTAAGCGGCAGTTACATGGGCAATTCGCAATTAGTGCAGAGACCTGGTCCAAATGTCCAAGCGTCTGCCAATAGTTACTACAGCGCTACGTCTGCCg ACGTGTTTCCTGGATCGCAAACGGGCTTCTATCAGTCCGGCGGTGCCACTCAACAAACTGGAACTCATTACGGTCTGCAAGGATTTGGGCAGCACAGTCAAAGCCTGGCAACGGGCAGTGCAACCCCGGTCGGTCTACAAAACTACGGTCCTGGTTTCTTGTCTAGTTCAGGATTGCAAATAGCCGCGGCGGCTCAGCAATTTCGCAATCCTACTGGCGGTTTACCGGGACCAGGAAATGCGGGACCCACGTTTCTCAGCAAGCACCAACCGCAGGAGCAGCCCAGACAGTTGAAGAGTCCGTCGGGAAATCAACAAGACGTGCTCGCGTCAGTTTTTAGCTCGA CTCCTCAAATACCGTCGCCTAAATCGAGAAATTGCAAACAACAATCTTCGTCACAACAACCACAACCGAGTCCCACGCAACATCACAAATATCAGCAATATCAGGGCGTTAGTCAGTCTGCTCTGGTAAGCAGCTACAATAACTAC GTTTTACAACAGAATGTACGTGGAATGGGTATGCCGCCGCGTGCTGGCATCCAACCTTCACAGCAGCGATACCCACCTCCCATACAACGACCCGTAGTACCATTCGCTCCGGGTCCAAATAATCCCTCGCAGCAGCAGCCTGCTTGTATGCCAacgcaacagcagcaacaagcTCAAATTAACCGTCATAGACCGAATTTGCAccagcaacaacagcagcagcagcaacgtAATATGAAGATGCAGCAGCAATATTACTCATCTCAAG GAAACGTTAAAATGGATTCAACTGACAAATCTGATAATCATAATGACAAGATGAATGATGGTCCTTCTGGAACGCAATCCGGGGGCAACAAGTCCAATGTGAACCAGCAAGATAGTGATAACAATAAGGAGGAAGTGAATCAGCAAAACGAGTGA